Below is a window of Fibrobacter sp. UWB10 DNA.
CTTGACCGGGAATCTCCTTTATTAGTGAAGGTTGTATTTAATGGGGATTTCCATTTTCCAGGTGTCTTTGCCAAGTACAGCTGGAATCGGATCAAATTTGGGCACGGCCTGCACGGCGGCAAGCGCACTTTCGTTCAGTGAAGAATAGGGGCACGGTTTCGAAACGGTTGCTCCGCTGATGCTTCCATCCTTTGCGACAGTGAACTGCACGCGCACGGTACCTTCTTGCTTTAAGCGGCGGGCTGTAGCGGGGTAGTCCTTTTGCTTTTCAAAAGCCTTGGAAAGCCCGATAAGGTAGGCCTTTGTCACCTTCATCAGCGAATCCTTCGAAGGCTTCGGTGGTGGTGGAGGTGGCG
It encodes the following:
- a CDS encoding energy transducer TonB, with product MRRVFCFGIVIAVLLHAGFYAWGFLKRTQVVTTREDAEVIHVEQLLLQPPPPPPEVKKIVKKVVRAKIIPNIVQDTVPEPEPEPKPEPIVVTDAEPVVEAPAEPVAPPPPPPPPPPKPSKDSLMKVTKAYLIGLSKAFEKQKDYPATARRLKQEGTVRVQFTVAKDGSISGATVSKPCPYSSLNESALAAVQAVPKFDPIPAVLGKDTWKMEIPIKYNLH